Proteins from a genomic interval of Streptomyces fodineus:
- a CDS encoding holo-ACP synthase produces MSIIGVGIDVAEIDRFRASLERTPGLADRLFVERELLLPSGERRGIASLAARFAAKEALAKALGAPPGLHWTDAEVYVEDSGQPRLRVKGTVAARAAELGVRSWHVSLSHDAGVASAVVVAEG; encoded by the coding sequence ATGAGCATCATCGGAGTGGGGATCGATGTCGCCGAGATCGACCGGTTTCGCGCGTCGTTGGAGCGGACTCCCGGGCTGGCCGACCGGCTGTTCGTGGAGCGGGAGCTGCTGCTGCCCAGCGGGGAGCGGCGCGGGATCGCCTCGCTCGCGGCCCGGTTCGCCGCCAAGGAGGCGCTGGCGAAGGCGCTGGGGGCGCCGCCGGGGCTGCACTGGACCGATGCCGAGGTGTACGTCGAGGACAGCGGACAGCCCCGGCTGCGGGTGAAGGGCACCGTGGCCGCGCGCGCCGCCGAGCTGGGCGTGCGGTCCTGGCATGTGTCGCTCAGCCATGACGCGGGGGTCGCCTCGGCGGTGGTGGTCGCCGAGGGCTGA
- a CDS encoding NAD(P)H-hydrate dehydratase, with amino-acid sequence MRTAYSVETVRAAERALMARLPEGGALMQRAAAGLAAACAELLGRVYGSRVVLLVGSGDNGGDALYAGARLARRGAGVTAVLLTPERAHAGGLGALRRAGGSVAASEAAGELIGRADLVVDGIVGIGGKGGLRPEAEALADAARRSRAAVVAVDLPSGIEADTGEVRGAAVRADLTVTFGTYKPGLLIDPAREYAGVVRLVDIGLELPAEGELQALQHADVARLLPMPAGESDKYRRGVVGIAAGSARYPGAAVLAVSGALRGGAGAVRYVGPAGEAVIARFPETLVSDRGPRKAGRVQAWVVGPGAGDDVATVAEVLEADVPVLLDADGLRLAERDAVRGRTAPTLMTPHAGEAAALLGVRREEVEGARLAAVRELAAVYRATVLLKGSTTLVADAGGGAVRVNATGTSWLATAGSGDVLSGLAGSLLASGLPAVDAGSAAAYLHGLAGRFAAEGAPVGAHDVAARIPQAWRDVRAL; translated from the coding sequence ATGCGTACTGCGTACAGCGTGGAGACGGTAAGGGCGGCCGAACGGGCGCTGATGGCACGGCTGCCGGAGGGTGGTGCGCTGATGCAGCGGGCCGCCGCCGGGCTGGCCGCTGCCTGCGCCGAGTTGCTGGGGCGGGTCTACGGCAGCCGGGTGGTGCTGCTCGTCGGCAGCGGCGACAACGGCGGCGACGCGCTGTACGCGGGGGCGCGGCTGGCCCGGCGGGGGGCCGGGGTCACGGCCGTACTCCTTACGCCCGAACGGGCGCATGCCGGCGGGCTGGGCGCCCTGCGCAGGGCCGGTGGGTCCGTCGCCGCGTCCGAGGCCGCCGGCGAACTGATCGGGCGGGCCGATCTCGTGGTGGACGGGATCGTGGGGATCGGCGGCAAGGGCGGGCTGCGGCCCGAAGCGGAGGCCCTGGCCGATGCCGCCCGGCGGTCCCGTGCCGCCGTGGTGGCCGTGGACCTGCCCAGCGGGATCGAGGCCGACACCGGGGAGGTGCGCGGAGCCGCGGTCCGGGCCGACCTCACCGTCACCTTCGGTACCTACAAGCCCGGCTTGCTGATCGATCCGGCGCGGGAGTACGCCGGGGTCGTACGGCTCGTCGACATCGGTCTCGAGCTGCCCGCCGAGGGCGAGCTCCAGGCTCTGCAACACGCCGATGTGGCACGGCTGTTGCCGATGCCGGCCGGGGAGAGCGACAAGTACCGGCGGGGCGTCGTCGGGATCGCCGCCGGGTCCGCGCGCTATCCGGGGGCCGCCGTGCTCGCCGTCTCCGGGGCGCTGCGGGGCGGGGCGGGGGCCGTGCGGTACGTCGGGCCCGCGGGGGAGGCCGTCATCGCCCGCTTCCCGGAGACGCTCGTGTCCGATCGGGGGCCGCGGAAGGCGGGGCGCGTACAGGCCTGGGTGGTCGGGCCGGGCGCCGGGGACGACGTGGCGACCGTGGCCGAGGTGCTGGAGGCGGACGTGCCGGTGCTGCTGGACGCGGACGGGCTGCGGCTGGCCGAGCGGGACGCGGTGCGCGGGCGTACGGCGCCGACGCTGATGACCCCTCATGCCGGGGAGGCGGCCGCGCTGCTGGGCGTACGGCGGGAGGAGGTCGAGGGGGCCCGGCTGGCGGCGGTGCGGGAGCTGGCGGCGGTGTACCGGGCGACGGTGCTGCTGAAGGGGTCCACGACGCTGGTCGCCGACGCGGGGGGCGGGGCGGTGCGGGTGAACGCCACGGGGACCTCCTGGCTGGCTACGGCGGGCAGCGGGGACGTGCTGTCGGGACTCGCCGGGTCTCTGCTGGCGTCGGGTCTGCCGGCCGTGGACGCGGGGAGTGCGGCGGCGTATCTCCACGGCCTGGCCGGGCGGTTCGCGGCGGAGGGGGCGCCGGTGGGGGCGCATGACGTCGCCGCACGGATCCCGCAGGCGTGGCGGGACGTGCGGGCGCTGTAA
- a CDS encoding LCP family protein, giving the protein MTRHEEHGEAGRGVGRRSGALRIVGLTLAGALVLGTATVGWVYWHLNHNIRGVDINSALGDDRPAPPRTTPSPAGSASAAPLPTGSLNILVLGSDSRSGKADKELGGGDSSGARSDTAMVVHIDAGRTSATVVSIPRDTLVTRPSCPLASGGSTAVAYNAMFNTAYETGGPVCAVKTVESITNVRMDHYIGIDFSGFAKLVDALGGVDVTTTQDIDDDMSHLHLKSGHHHLDGKQALALARTRHGIGDGSDLGRIGLQQMLVKDLLGQMAGTRLLTDPAKLYRVAAAVTASLTTDTGLDSLPELIRLGQSLNGLTSDQVRTVTMPVVTAPWDPNRVIAKQPAASELWASLR; this is encoded by the coding sequence GTGACGCGACACGAGGAGCACGGCGAAGCGGGCAGAGGGGTCGGCCGGCGGTCCGGAGCGCTGAGGATCGTCGGTCTCACCCTCGCGGGCGCCCTGGTGCTGGGCACGGCCACGGTGGGCTGGGTGTACTGGCATCTGAACCACAACATCAGGGGCGTCGACATCAACAGCGCGCTCGGCGACGACCGGCCCGCCCCGCCGAGGACCACCCCGTCCCCGGCCGGCTCGGCCTCCGCCGCCCCGCTGCCGACCGGCTCCCTGAACATCCTGGTCCTCGGCTCGGACTCGCGCAGCGGCAAGGCCGACAAGGAACTCGGCGGCGGCGACAGTTCCGGCGCCCGCTCGGACACGGCGATGGTCGTGCACATCGACGCGGGCCGGACGAGCGCCACCGTGGTCAGCATCCCGCGCGACACCCTCGTCACCCGCCCGTCCTGCCCGCTGGCCTCGGGCGGCTCGACGGCGGTGGCCTACAACGCGATGTTCAACACCGCCTATGAGACGGGCGGGCCGGTGTGCGCGGTGAAGACCGTCGAGTCGATCACGAACGTCCGCATGGACCACTACATCGGGATCGACTTCTCCGGCTTCGCGAAACTGGTCGACGCGCTCGGCGGGGTCGACGTCACCACCACGCAGGACATCGACGACGACATGAGCCATCTGCACCTCAAGTCCGGCCACCACCACCTGGACGGCAAGCAGGCCCTGGCCCTCGCCCGCACCCGGCACGGCATAGGCGACGGCAGCGACCTCGGCCGCATAGGCCTGCAACAGATGCTGGTGAAGGACCTGCTGGGGCAGATGGCCGGTACCAGGCTGCTCACCGACCCCGCCAAGCTGTACCGGGTCGCCGCAGCGGTCACCGCGAGCCTCACCACCGACACCGGCCTGGACTCCCTGCCCGAGCTGATCCGGCTCGGCCAGAGCCTGAACGGCCTGACCTCCGACCAGGTGAGGACGGTGACGATGCCGGTCGTCACCGCCCCCTGGGACCCCAACCGGGTGATCGCGAAGCAGCCCGCGGCGAGCGAACTGTGGGCGTCCCTGCGCTGA
- the rimI gene encoding ribosomal protein S18-alanine N-acetyltransferase: protein MRWWDIDRVLELEKDLFPEDAWSRGMFWSELAHSRGAEATRRYLVAETDGRIIGYAGLVAAGEQGDVQTIAVEREHQGTGLGALLLAELLRAATAFECHEVMLECRVDNVRAQKLYERFGFEPIGFRRGYYQPGNVDALVMRLSDPSSSVRPSVQETESND from the coding sequence ATGCGCTGGTGGGACATCGACCGGGTCCTGGAGCTGGAGAAGGACCTGTTCCCCGAGGACGCCTGGTCCCGGGGGATGTTCTGGTCCGAGCTGGCCCACTCCCGGGGCGCCGAGGCGACCCGGCGCTATCTCGTGGCCGAGACCGACGGCCGCATCATCGGGTACGCCGGCCTGGTCGCCGCCGGTGAGCAGGGCGACGTCCAGACCATCGCCGTGGAGCGTGAGCACCAGGGCACCGGCCTCGGCGCCCTGCTGCTGGCCGAGCTGCTGCGCGCGGCGACCGCGTTCGAGTGCCACGAGGTGATGCTCGAATGCCGGGTCGACAACGTCCGCGCACAGAAGCTCTACGAGCGCTTCGGCTTCGAGCCGATCGGCTTCCGGCGCGGCTACTACCAGCCGGGCAACGTGGACGCCCTGGTGATGCGCCTGAGCGACCCCTCTTCATCAGTACGTCCATCAGTACAGGAAACCGAGAGCAATGACTGA
- a CDS encoding YciI family protein translates to MPRYLSLVRIDESSAPAEGPSPELMRRMGELIEEVTKAGVMLDTAGLTPSAQGTRVRWEGGKISVTDGPFTETKEAIGGYALMQCKDKAEALEWAKRFLQVHEDFWTVTCEVREIAEG, encoded by the coding sequence ATGCCCCGCTACCTGTCCCTCGTGCGCATCGACGAGTCCTCCGCCCCCGCCGAAGGCCCCAGCCCCGAGCTGATGCGGCGGATGGGCGAGCTGATCGAGGAGGTCACCAAGGCCGGCGTCATGCTCGACACCGCCGGGCTCACCCCGTCCGCCCAGGGCACCCGGGTGCGCTGGGAGGGCGGCAAGATCTCCGTCACCGACGGGCCGTTCACCGAGACCAAGGAGGCCATCGGCGGCTACGCCCTCATGCAGTGCAAGGACAAGGCCGAGGCGCTGGAGTGGGCCAAGCGGTTCCTGCAGGTCCACGAGGACTTCTGGACCGTGACCTGTGAGGTGCGCGAGATCGCCGAGGGCTGA
- the tsaB gene encoding tRNA (adenosine(37)-N6)-threonylcarbamoyltransferase complex dimerization subunit type 1 TsaB, producing the protein MLLLALDTATPAVTVALHDGTDVVASSSQVDARRHGELLLPAVDRVLAEAGLKLEAVTGIVVGIGPGPYTGLRVGLMTADTFGLALGVPVHGVCTLDGLAYAADIEKGPFVVATDARRKEVYWAKYADSRTRLTDPAVDRPADIAEQVAGLPAVGAGALLYPDTFPGTHEPEHVSAAALASLAVERLAAGEELPAPRPLYLRRPDAQVPKNYKVVTPK; encoded by the coding sequence GTGCTCTTGCTCGCTCTGGATACCGCAACACCCGCCGTGACCGTCGCCCTGCACGACGGCACGGACGTCGTCGCCTCGTCGAGTCAGGTGGACGCGCGCCGGCACGGAGAGCTGCTGCTGCCGGCCGTGGACCGCGTGCTCGCCGAGGCCGGGCTGAAGCTGGAGGCGGTCACCGGGATCGTCGTCGGCATCGGGCCCGGCCCCTACACCGGCCTGCGCGTCGGCCTGATGACCGCCGACACCTTCGGCCTCGCGCTGGGCGTCCCCGTGCACGGCGTGTGCACGCTGGACGGCCTCGCCTACGCCGCCGACATCGAGAAGGGCCCCTTCGTCGTGGCGACCGACGCCCGGCGCAAGGAGGTCTACTGGGCGAAGTACGCCGACTCCCGGACCCGGCTTACCGACCCGGCCGTGGACCGGCCGGCCGACATCGCCGAGCAGGTCGCGGGCCTCCCGGCGGTCGGTGCGGGCGCGCTGCTGTACCCGGACACCTTCCCGGGCACGCACGAGCCCGAGCACGTCTCGGCCGCCGCCCTCGCCTCGCTCGCCGTCGAGAGGCTGGCCGCGGGCGAGGAACTGCCGGCCCCCCGGCCGCTGTACCTGCGCCGGCCGGACGCCCAGGTCCCCAAGAACTACAAGGTGGTCACCCCGAAGTGA
- the tsaD gene encoding tRNA (adenosine(37)-N6)-threonylcarbamoyltransferase complex transferase subunit TsaD, which produces MTDSRDEPLVLGIETSCDETGVGIVRGTTLLADAVASSVDEHARFGGVVPEVASRAHLEAMVPTIDRALKEAGVSAKDLDGIAVTAGPGLAGALLVGVSAAKAYAYALGKPLYGVNHLASHICVDQLEHGPLPEPTMALLVSGGHSSLLLSEDITSDVRPMGSTIDDAAGEAFDKIARVLNLGFPGGPVIDRYAREGDPEAIAFPRGLTGPRDPAYDFSFSGLKTAVARWIEARRAAGEEVPVRDVAASFQEAVVDVLTRKAVRACKDEGVDHLMIGGGVAANSRLRALAQERCEAAGIRLRVPRPKLCTDNGAMVAALGAEMVARNRAASSWDLSADSSLPVTEAHVPGNHDHVHEVSKENLYS; this is translated from the coding sequence ATGACTGACTCACGCGACGAGCCGCTGGTACTCGGCATCGAGACCTCCTGCGACGAGACCGGCGTCGGCATCGTCCGCGGTACCACCCTGCTGGCGGATGCCGTCGCCTCCAGCGTCGACGAGCACGCCCGCTTCGGCGGTGTCGTCCCGGAGGTGGCCTCCCGCGCCCATCTGGAGGCGATGGTCCCGACCATCGACCGCGCCCTGAAGGAGGCCGGTGTCTCCGCCAAGGACCTCGACGGCATCGCCGTGACCGCGGGCCCCGGCCTCGCGGGCGCCCTCCTCGTCGGCGTCTCGGCCGCCAAGGCGTACGCCTACGCCCTGGGCAAGCCGTTGTACGGCGTCAACCACCTCGCCTCGCACATCTGCGTCGACCAGCTGGAGCACGGCCCGCTGCCGGAGCCGACGATGGCCCTGCTGGTCTCCGGCGGCCATTCCTCCCTGCTGCTGTCGGAGGACATCACCTCCGACGTCCGCCCGATGGGCTCGACCATCGACGACGCGGCCGGCGAGGCCTTCGACAAGATCGCCCGCGTGCTGAACCTGGGCTTCCCCGGCGGCCCGGTCATCGACCGGTACGCACGCGAGGGCGACCCGGAGGCCATCGCCTTCCCGCGCGGCCTGACCGGCCCCCGCGACCCGGCCTACGACTTCTCCTTCTCCGGCCTGAAGACGGCCGTGGCCCGCTGGATCGAGGCCAGGCGCGCGGCCGGCGAGGAGGTCCCCGTCCGTGATGTGGCCGCGTCCTTCCAGGAGGCCGTCGTCGACGTGCTGACCCGCAAGGCCGTCCGCGCCTGCAAGGACGAGGGCGTGGACCACCTGATGATCGGCGGCGGTGTCGCGGCCAACTCCCGGCTGCGCGCCCTCGCCCAGGAGCGCTGCGAGGCGGCCGGTATCCGGCTGCGCGTCCCGCGCCCCAAGCTGTGCACGGACAACGGCGCGATGGTGGCCGCGCTCGGCGCCGAGATGGTCGCCCGTAACCGGGCCGCCTCCAGCTGGGACCTGTCGGCCGACTCCTCCCTGCCGGTCACCGAGGCGCACGTCCCGGGCAACCACGACCATGTGCACGAGGTCAGCAAGGAGAACCTGTACTCGTGA
- the alr gene encoding alanine racemase has product MTETATVPTAPLRARAEIDLGALRANVHALRARAKDAALMAVVKSDGYGHGAVPCAREALAAGATWLGTATPEEALALRAAGLPGRILCWLWVPGGPWRQAVEADIDMSLSGMWALREAVAAAREAGRTARVQLKADTGLGRNGCQPGDDWAELVREALRAEAEGLVRVTGLWSHFACADEPGHPSIAAQLDRFREMLAYAEEQGVRPEVRHIANSPATLTLPQTHFDLVRTGIAMYGISPSPELGTPADFGLRPAMTLTASLALVKHVPGGHGISYGHHYVTSGETTLGLVPVGYADGIPRHASGTGPVLVDGKWRTVAGRVAMDQFVVDLGGDAPEVGSEAVLFGPGDRGEPTAEDWAQACGTIAYEIVTRIGTRVPRVYVNASL; this is encoded by the coding sequence ATGACTGAGACTGCGACTGTGCCGACCGCCCCCCTGCGCGCCCGCGCAGAGATCGATCTGGGCGCCCTGCGGGCCAATGTGCACGCCCTGCGTGCCCGGGCGAAGGACGCTGCCCTGATGGCCGTCGTCAAGTCCGACGGCTACGGCCACGGGGCGGTGCCGTGCGCCCGCGAGGCCCTCGCGGCGGGCGCGACCTGGCTCGGCACGGCCACGCCCGAGGAGGCCCTCGCGCTGCGCGCGGCCGGACTGCCGGGCCGCATCCTGTGCTGGCTGTGGGTGCCCGGCGGCCCCTGGCGGCAGGCGGTCGAGGCCGACATCGACATGTCCCTGAGCGGGATGTGGGCCCTGCGGGAGGCCGTCGCGGCCGCCCGCGAGGCCGGTCGCACCGCGCGCGTGCAGCTCAAGGCCGACACCGGGCTCGGCCGCAACGGCTGCCAGCCGGGGGACGACTGGGCCGAGCTGGTCCGCGAGGCCCTGCGCGCCGAGGCCGAGGGGCTGGTCAGGGTCACCGGGCTGTGGTCGCACTTCGCCTGCGCCGACGAGCCCGGACATCCCTCCATCGCCGCCCAGCTGGACCGCTTCCGGGAGATGCTGGCGTACGCCGAGGAGCAGGGCGTGCGCCCCGAGGTGCGGCACATCGCCAACTCGCCCGCCACGCTCACCCTTCCGCAGACCCACTTCGACCTGGTCCGTACGGGCATCGCGATGTACGGCATCTCGCCCAGCCCGGAGCTGGGCACCCCGGCCGACTTCGGGCTGCGCCCGGCGATGACGCTCACCGCCTCGCTGGCCCTGGTCAAGCACGTCCCGGGCGGGCACGGCATCAGCTACGGCCATCACTACGTCACCTCCGGCGAGACCACCCTCGGCCTTGTCCCGGTCGGCTACGCGGACGGCATCCCCCGGCACGCCTCCGGCACCGGCCCGGTACTGGTCGACGGCAAGTGGCGTACGGTCGCCGGGCGGGTCGCCATGGACCAGTTCGTGGTGGACCTCGGCGGGGACGCGCCCGAGGTGGGCAGCGAGGCCGTGCTGTTCGGGCCCGGCGACCGCGGCGAGCCCACCGCCGAGGACTGGGCGCAGGCCTGCGGCACGATCGCTTACGAAATCGTCACACGCATCGGAACCAGGGTTCCCCGCGTCTATGTGAACGCGTCCCTGTGA
- a CDS encoding alpha/beta fold hydrolase, giving the protein MSESSAEAVADVVASAAAASAAGAAGSWRRATGIAGAAIGVLAAGAAAGVAIERMTVGRGMRRKARLALDSAGPYGTLRGTPGKAQADDGTELYYEVDEVEPDPGPNVSPRRRRLFGRKAPAPVTVVFCHGYCLNQDSWHFQRAALRGVVRTVHWDQRSHGRSGRGVAQTRDRVPVTIDQLGRDLKAVLDAAVPDGPIVLVGHSMGGMTVMALASEFPELIRDRVVATALVGTSSGRLGEVNFGLPLAGVNAVRRILPGVLKALGQQAELVEKGRRATADLFAGIIKRYSFAGRDVDPAVERFAERMIESTPIDVVAEFYPAFTDHDKTEALACFRDMPVLVLAGVQDLVTPSEHSEAIADLLPDAELVLVPDAGHLVMLEHPEVVTDRLADLLTRAGAVPAGATVMGYGSTSSTAGPR; this is encoded by the coding sequence GTGAGCGAGAGCAGTGCGGAGGCCGTGGCGGACGTCGTCGCCTCGGCGGCCGCCGCCTCCGCCGCGGGGGCGGCCGGTAGCTGGCGCAGGGCGACCGGCATCGCCGGTGCCGCGATAGGTGTGCTCGCGGCGGGCGCGGCGGCCGGCGTCGCCATCGAGCGGATGACGGTCGGCCGCGGCATGCGCAGGAAGGCCCGGCTGGCGCTGGACTCCGCGGGCCCCTACGGCACCCTGCGCGGCACCCCGGGCAAGGCGCAGGCCGACGACGGCACCGAGCTGTACTACGAGGTCGACGAGGTCGAGCCCGATCCGGGGCCGAACGTCTCCCCGCGCCGGCGCCGCCTCTTCGGCCGCAAGGCCCCCGCGCCCGTGACCGTCGTCTTCTGCCACGGCTACTGCCTCAACCAGGACTCCTGGCACTTCCAGCGGGCGGCCCTGCGCGGGGTCGTCCGGACCGTGCACTGGGACCAGCGCAGCCACGGCCGCTCCGGGCGGGGTGTGGCCCAGACCCGGGACCGGGTGCCGGTCACCATCGACCAGCTCGGCCGCGATCTGAAGGCCGTACTCGACGCCGCCGTACCGGACGGGCCGATCGTGCTGGTCGGCCACTCGATGGGCGGCATGACCGTGATGGCGCTCGCCTCCGAGTTCCCGGAGCTGATCCGGGACCGGGTCGTCGCCACCGCCTTGGTGGGGACGTCGTCCGGGCGGCTCGGCGAGGTCAACTTCGGGCTGCCGCTCGCCGGCGTCAATGCGGTGCGCCGGATCCTGCCCGGGGTGCTGAAGGCGCTCGGGCAGCAGGCGGAGCTGGTGGAGAAGGGGCGCCGGGCCACCGCCGATCTGTTCGCCGGGATCATCAAGCGGTACTCGTTCGCGGGGCGGGACGTCGACCCGGCCGTCGAGCGGTTCGCCGAGCGCATGATCGAGTCGACGCCGATCGACGTGGTCGCCGAGTTCTACCCGGCCTTCACCGACCACGACAAGACCGAGGCGCTCGCCTGCTTCCGGGACATGCCGGTGCTCGTGCTGGCCGGCGTCCAGGACCTGGTCACGCCCAGCGAGCACAGCGAGGCCATCGCCGACCTGCTGCCCGACGCCGAGCTGGTCCTCGTCCCGGACGCCGGGCACCTGGTGATGCTGGAACACCCGGAAGTGGTCACCGACCGCCTCGCCGACCTGCTCACCCGCGCGGGTGCGGTGCCCGCAGGAGCTACGGTTATGGGCTATGGAAGCACCAGCAGCACCGCGGGACCCCGCTGA
- a CDS encoding SDR family NAD(P)-dependent oxidoreductase: MISQDYLSDLFSLDGRVAVVTGGSSGIGRAIAGALARAGASVVAVARGKEQLEATVGELTAEGGRAGWVAADLGSREGVRAAAEEAAGVFGEPDILVNSAGINLRPPMSELGEDVWDTTMAVNLRAPFLLGQRFGPGMAERGFGRIIHITSQQAHRAFVQSGAYGVSKGALESLARSQAEAWSPYGVTVNTLVPGFVMTPLNRRLSSDPDKVAALAARTMTGRNGLAEDFEGAAVFLASRASAYVTGQSLFVDGGLSVH, from the coding sequence ATGATCTCCCAGGACTATCTCTCCGACCTGTTCTCCCTGGACGGCCGTGTCGCCGTGGTGACCGGAGGCAGTTCCGGCATCGGGCGGGCCATCGCCGGTGCGCTGGCGCGGGCCGGTGCGAGCGTGGTGGCCGTGGCCCGCGGCAAGGAGCAACTGGAGGCCACCGTGGGCGAGTTGACGGCCGAGGGCGGCCGGGCCGGCTGGGTCGCGGCCGATCTGGGCAGCCGCGAGGGGGTGCGTGCGGCGGCCGAGGAGGCGGCCGGTGTCTTCGGCGAGCCCGACATCCTCGTCAACTCCGCCGGGATCAACCTGCGTCCGCCGATGAGCGAGCTGGGCGAGGACGTGTGGGACACCACCATGGCCGTGAACCTCCGGGCGCCCTTCCTGCTGGGGCAGCGGTTCGGGCCCGGCATGGCGGAACGCGGCTTCGGCCGGATCATCCACATCACCTCCCAGCAGGCCCACCGTGCCTTCGTGCAGAGCGGGGCGTACGGCGTCTCCAAGGGCGCGCTGGAGTCGCTGGCCCGCTCCCAGGCCGAGGCCTGGTCGCCGTACGGCGTCACCGTCAACACCCTGGTGCCGGGCTTTGTGATGACCCCGCTCAACCGGCGGCTGTCGTCCGACCCCGACAAGGTCGCCGCCCTGGCCGCCCGCACGATGACCGGCCGCAACGGCCTGGCCGAGGACTTCGAAGGCGCGGCCGTCTTCCTCGCCAGCCGCGCCTCCGCCTACGTCACCGGCCAGTCGCTGTTCGTCGACGGCGGCCTGTCGGTCCACTGA
- a CDS encoding L,D-transpeptidase family protein: MISRRIASRGVAVLLATATALPAAGTVAAAVPAVQPGLVPAAGAPAPPAPAPAPAPELVPGVAPGPAQPWQIDTPDQALPPKVYTPTAQEDAVEPETAVAGAYDLIEYVPLADAVAKVACSMQAGPYQRQVERWLKLKVDGKQSAADCEAIRAFQVKYKIKPAIGFAGPVTWSTMMLVSAKKDPNAAKKCPVRSYKVACVDLDRQLTWVQKGAKAVFGPVPMRSGRKGLVTRKGWHTVYWKHKNHVSTLYNQPMPYAQFFDGGQAFHGVYGSIYTTVGSYGCVNLTLPDARKLWDVLKQGDHVYVWGRRPGT, from the coding sequence ATGATCAGCAGACGAATCGCGTCCAGGGGTGTCGCGGTGCTGCTCGCCACCGCGACCGCCCTCCCGGCGGCCGGCACCGTGGCCGCCGCCGTACCTGCCGTGCAGCCGGGACTCGTCCCCGCGGCCGGCGCCCCCGCACCCCCCGCCCCGGCCCCGGCCCCCGCCCCCGAACTGGTCCCCGGTGTCGCCCCCGGGCCCGCTCAGCCGTGGCAGATCGACACGCCCGACCAGGCGCTCCCGCCGAAGGTGTACACGCCCACCGCCCAGGAGGACGCCGTCGAGCCCGAGACCGCGGTCGCGGGGGCGTACGACCTCATCGAGTACGTGCCGCTCGCCGACGCCGTGGCCAAGGTGGCCTGCAGCATGCAGGCCGGCCCGTATCAGCGGCAGGTGGAGCGCTGGCTGAAGCTGAAGGTCGACGGCAAGCAGTCCGCCGCCGACTGCGAGGCCATCCGCGCGTTCCAGGTCAAGTACAAGATCAAGCCCGCCATCGGGTTCGCGGGGCCGGTCACCTGGTCGACGATGATGCTCGTCTCGGCGAAGAAGGACCCGAACGCCGCCAAGAAGTGTCCCGTCCGGTCGTACAAGGTCGCCTGCGTCGATCTGGACCGCCAGCTCACCTGGGTGCAGAAGGGCGCCAAGGCGGTGTTCGGGCCGGTGCCGATGCGCAGCGGGCGCAAGGGGCTTGTCACCAGGAAGGGCTGGCACACCGTCTACTGGAAGCACAAGAACCACGTGTCGACCCTGTACAACCAGCCCATGCCGTACGCCCAGTTCTTCGACGGCGGCCAGGCCTTCCACGGCGTCTACGGCAGCATCTACACCACCGTCGGCTCCTACGGCTGCGTCAACCTCACGCTCCCCGACGCGCGCAAGCTGTGGGACGTGCTGAAGCAGGGCGACCACGTCTACGTGTGGGGGCGCCGGCCGGGTACCTGA
- the tsaE gene encoding tRNA (adenosine(37)-N6)-threonylcarbamoyltransferase complex ATPase subunit type 1 TsaE: MEAPAAPRDPAETRLTITSPEQMRELGRRLAKLLRAGDLVMLSGELGAGKTTLTRGLGEGLGVRGAVTSPTFVIARVHPSLGGGPPLVHVDAYRLGGGLDEMEDLDLDVSLPDSVIVVEWGEGKVEELTEDRLQVVIHRAVGDTTDEVRHVTLSGLGERWAEAGLETLTA; encoded by the coding sequence ATGGAAGCACCAGCAGCACCGCGGGACCCCGCTGAGACCCGGCTGACGATCACCTCGCCCGAGCAGATGCGGGAGCTGGGCCGCAGGCTGGCCAAGCTGTTGCGCGCGGGCGACCTGGTGATGCTCAGCGGTGAGCTCGGCGCCGGCAAGACCACGCTGACCCGTGGCCTGGGCGAGGGCCTCGGCGTGCGCGGCGCGGTCACCTCGCCGACCTTCGTGATCGCCCGGGTGCACCCCTCCCTCGGCGGCGGCCCGCCCCTCGTCCACGTGGACGCCTACCGGCTCGGCGGCGGCCTGGACGAGATGGAGGACCTGGACCTCGACGTCAGCCTGCCCGACTCGGTGATCGTCGTGGAGTGGGGCGAGGGCAAGGTCGAGGAGCTGACCGAGGACCGGCTCCAGGTGGTCATCCACCGTGCCGTCGGCGACACCACGGACGAGGTACGGCACGTGACGCTGAGCGGGCTGGGGGAGCGCTGGGCCGAGGCGGGCCTGGAGACGCTCACCGCCTGA